From the genome of Treponema denticola:
GAAAAATTCGGCGTTGAAGTCGTGCCCGTTCAAATTCCTATCGGAGCAAGCGACAGCTTTGAAGGAGTTATCGATCTTATTGCAATGAAAGAAATTCACTGGGATGCCGCAACCGAGGGCGAAAAATACGAGTATACCGCAATAGCCCAAGACCGCCTTGCCTTGGCGGAAGAATGGCGCGAAAAAATGCTCGATACTATTTCTTCAGCCTCGGACGAAATCACCGAGCTCATCCTTGAAGGAAAAGATGTTCCCGAAGAGCTTATCAAAAAAGAAATAAGAAAGGCGGTTTTAAATCAAAACTATATTCCGTTTTTGTGCGGATCTGCACGAAAGAATATCGGAGTTCAGCCTTTAATCGATGCAGTCGTCGACTTTTTGCCCGCCCCCGATGAGGTTCTTCCGGCAGAGGCCTTTAATCCCAAGAAGGAAGAAAAGCTTTCTGTTCCGTGTAAGGTGGAAGGGGCTCCCTTAGGCCTTGTATTTAAAATTCAATATGATAAGGATGCAGGAAGCCTTTGCTATGTCCGAATGTACTCGGGTAAAATCAAATCGGGCGATCAAGTTTTTAATACGGGGAAAAAGAAAAGAGAACGCGTAAACAGAATCCTGCGTATGCATTCAAATAAGTCGGAACAAATGGATTCCGTTCAAGCCGGGGATATTGCCGTTTTTATCGGTTTAAAAATCTCTCAGACAGGAGATACTCTGGGCTCCGAGGGACAGCCTCTCTTACTTGAATCCATGCAATTCCCCGAACCTGTTATTTCCGTTTCGGTAGAACCTAAAAGCTTATCGGAAAGCGACCGCTTAAAAGAAGTTTTGGAAATTCTTTCAAAGGAGGATCCGACCTTTACAAGCCGCGAAGACAGTGAAACGGGACAGCTTATAATTTCCGGCATGGGAGAACTTCATATAGATGTTCTAACCCGCCGAATGTTGGATGATTTTAAGGTAGAAGCCAGAGTCGGAAACCCGCAGGTTACTTACAGGGAATCTATCACTACCGAAAAAACTCAAACCGAAAAATACAGCAAGCAGCTGGGCGGAAAAGACAATGAAGCTGAACTTACCCTTACT
Proteins encoded in this window:
- the fusA gene encoding elongation factor G; amino-acid sequence: MLDKMRNIGIMAHIDAGKTTTTERILFYTGKIHKIGEIDDGQATMDWMAQEQDRGITIQSAATTTYWKNFQINIIDTPGHVDFTAEVERSLRVLDGAVAVLCAVGGVQPQTETVWHQADRYKVPRICFVNKMDRIGADFFAVLKDVHEKFGVEVVPVQIPIGASDSFEGVIDLIAMKEIHWDAATEGEKYEYTAIAQDRLALAEEWREKMLDTISSASDEITELILEGKDVPEELIKKEIRKAVLNQNYIPFLCGSARKNIGVQPLIDAVVDFLPAPDEVLPAEAFNPKKEEKLSVPCKVEGAPLGLVFKIQYDKDAGSLCYVRMYSGKIKSGDQVFNTGKKKRERVNRILRMHSNKSEQMDSVQAGDIAVFIGLKISQTGDTLGSEGQPLLLESMQFPEPVISVSVEPKSLSESDRLKEVLEILSKEDPTFTSREDSETGQLIISGMGELHIDVLTRRMLDDFKVEARVGNPQVTYRESITTEKTQTEKYSKQLGGKDNEAELTLTVRPLERGSGNRFVSKVKTFQKSGSGGTNALPEELLEAVKRSIEGCFSSGIKVGYPCTDIEVELVSVKYNELTATPFAYEAAAAKCFDDACSAADPVLLEPVMAVDIMSPKEFVGDAMSQITQRGGLISSMDSKASTDIVHAQAPMAKMFGFSTDLRSATQGRASFTMSFSHFEIKR